TTCAGCAGGAGCAGCAGGACGGCCAGGTCGGCGGTGAACGCCAGGACGAAGAACGCGGACGGGTAGTCCAGCCAGAAGACCAGCGCGGGGGAGAGTATGGCGAGGGCGCCGGCGGGCGGGTACTGCCAGGTGACGTCGTCCAGCGGGAAGGTGCCGGTGCGCAGCACGTCGTACCAGCCCTGGTAGATCACCGAGACGTCGCTGGTGACGTCGGGGCCGGGGAAGACGTACACCTTGAACACGAAGAGGAGCAGGACGACCCTGGTCAGGCCCCAGACGCCCAGAAGCCACGCCGAGGACCGCCGCGTGCCCGTCGTCTCCACGAAATCCCCTGCCGTTCGGTGCCCGCCTTGAATGGAACATGATGTCCCCTCCGGCTGTGTGCGGGCCACAGACGTGGCCGGGCCCGGCTGTGAACGGGCCCTTCGGTAAGGTCGGCGGCGATGCACAAGACCCTGATCGTGACGAACGATTTCCCGCCCCGCCCCGGCGGTATCCAGGCGTTCCTGCACAACATGGCGCTGCGGCTCGACCCGGAGCGACTCGTCGTCTACGCCTCGACCTGGAAGCGGGGCCACGAGGGCGCCGAGGCCACGGCCGCCTTCGACGCAGAGCAGCCCTTCACGGTCGTACGGGACCGTACGACGATGCTGCTGCCGACGCCCGGGGCGACCCGGCGGGCGGTCGGGCTGCTGCGCGAGCACGGCTGCACGTCGGTGTGGTTCGGGGCCGCGGCACCGCTCGGCCTGATGGCGCCGGCGCTGCGGAAGGCGGGGGCCGAGCGGCTGGTGGCCACGACCCACGGCCATGAGGCGGGGTGGGCCCAGCTGCCCGCGGCCCGGCAGCTGCTGGGGCGGATCGGGGAGGCGACGGACACGATCACCTACCTCGGCGAGTACACGCGCTCGCGGATCGCGACGGCGCTGACGCCCGAGGCGGCCTCGCGGATGGCGCAGCTGCCGCCGGGGGTCGACGAGAAGACCTTCCATCCCGGGTCGGGCGGCGACGAGGTGCGCGCGCGGCTCGGGCTGACGGACCGGCCCGTCGTGGTGTGCGTGTCCCGGCTGGTGCGGCGCAAGGGGCAGGACACCCTGATCCGGGCCCTGCCGCGGATCCTGGCCGCCGAGCCGGAGACCGTGCTGCTGATCGTCGGCGGCGGGCCGTACGAGAAGGACCTGCGCAGGCTGGCCCACGACACGGGCGTGGCCGGCTCGGTCCACTTCACCGGCCCGGTGCCCTGGGCCGAGCTGCCCGCGCACTACGGCGCCGGTGACGTCTTCGCGATGCCGTGCCGGACCCGGCGGGGCGGCCTGGACGTCGAGGGGCTCGGGATCGTCTACCTGGAGGCCTCCGCGACGGGGCTGCCGGTCGTGGCCGGGGACTCGGGCGGGGCGCCGGACGCCGTGCTCGACGGGGAGACGGGCTGGGTCGTGCGGGGCGGTTCCGCCGAGGACACCGCCGAGCGCGTCCTCGCCCTGCTCGGCGACGCCGAGCTGCGCCGCAGGATGGGGGAGCGGGGCCGGGAGTGGGTCGAGGAGAAGTGGCGCTGGGACCTGCTGGCGGAGAAGCTCAAAGCTCTGCTGTGACAGGGGTCTTCGGCAGCCGGCCGGACGCCGCACGCACGAAGGCGCGGGCCCTCGCCGAGGACCCGCGCCGTGAACTCGTGTGCCGGGGGGACTACTTCTGGTAGATCGCCTCGATCTCGTCCGAGTAGTCCTTCGCGACGACGTTGCGCTTCAGCTTCAGCGACGGCGTCAGATGGCCCGAGTCCTCCGTGAACTGGGCGGGCAGGATACGGAACTTGCGCACCGACTCCGCCTTCGACACCGCGGCGTTGCCGTCGTCGATCGCCGACTGGATCGCGGCCAGCAGGTCGGTGTCCTCGCGCAGGGACGCGGCGGTGGAGCCGGCGGGCTTGCCGTGATCGGCGCACCAGCGCTCCAGGAACTCCTCGTCGATGGTGACGAGCGCGCCCACGAACGGCCGGCCGTCGCCGACCACCATGCACTCCGCGACCAGGGCGTGCGCCCGGATGCGGTCCTCGATCACGGCCGGGGCGACGTTCTTGCCGCCCGCGGTGACGATGATCTCCTTCTTGCGGCCGGTGATGCGGAGGTAGCCGTCCTCGTCGAGGGTGCCGATGTCACCGGTGTGGAACCAGCCGTCGGCCAGCGCCTCCTCGGTCGCGCCCGGGTTGTTCCAGTACTCCTTGAACAGGTGCTCGCCGTGCAGCAGCACCTCCCCGTCGTCCGCGATGCGCACCACGGAACCCGGCAGCGGCTGACCGACCGTGCCGATCTTCTGCCGGTCCCAGGGGTTGAACGCGGTCGCGGCGCAGGACTCGGTCAGGCCGTAGCCCTCCAGGACGGTGAAGCCGATACCGCGGAAGAAGTGCCCGAGCCGCTCGCCCAGCGGGGCGCCGCCGGAGATGGCGTACTCGCCCTTGCCGCCGAGGACCGCGCGCAGCTTGCTGTAGACCAGCTTGTCGAAGACCTTGTGCTTGATCTTCAGACCGACGGGCGGGCCGGACGGGGTGTCCAGCGCCTGGCTGTAGGCGATCGCCGTGTCGGCGGCCTTGTCGAAGATCTTGCCCTTGCCGTCGGCCTGGGCCTTGGCGCGCGCCGAGTTGTAGACCTTCTCGAAGACGCGCGGCACGCCCAGGATCAGCGTCGGGCGGAACGAGGCCAGCTCGTCGGTGAGGTTCTTGATGTCCGGGACGGTGCCCAGCTTGATCGGCGCCATCATCGGCGCCACCTGCACCAGGCGCCCGAAGACGTGCGCCAGCGGCAGGAAGAGCAGGACCGAGCACTCGCCGGTGCGGAACAGCGGGCGCAGCCGCTCGACGATGTTGCCGCACTCCGCGAAGAAGCTGCGGTGGGTCAGCACACAGCCCTTGGGGCGGCCGGTGGTGCCGGAGGTGTACACGATCGTCGCCGGGTCGTCGGCCTTCGCCAGCGAGCTGCGCTCCTCGACCGTCGCGTCGCTGATGTCCTGGCCGAGCCGGCCCAGCTCCTCGACGCCGCCGCCCTCGATCTGCCACACGTTCTTCAGCGCGGGCAGCCGGTCGCGCACCGACTCGACGGCGGCGGTGTGGCCGTCCAGCTCCGTGATCATGGCGGTCGCGCCCGAGTCGCCGAGGATCCACTGCACCTGCTCCGGCGAGCTGGTCTCGTACACCGGCACGGTGACCGCGCCGGCCGACCAGATCGCGAAGTCGAGCAGCGTCCACTCGTAGCGGGTGCGGGACATCAGGCCCACCCGGTCGCCCGGCTGGACACCGGCGGCGATGAGCCCCTTCGCGGCCGCGCGCACCTCGGCGAGGAACGTGGTGGCCGAGACGTCCTGCCAGGCACCGCCCACCTTGCGGGCGATGACGGCCACGTCCGGGTGCTGCGCGGCGTTTCTGCGGACGATGTCGGTCAGATTCCCGTCCGCAGGGACCTCGTACAAAGCCGGAAGGCTGAACTCGCGCAAGACTGCTGCTCCTCATAGGGCGCCGGCGCCACGACGTTGTGTGATGCGACGGTGCGGTCCACGGCTCGGGCAAGTGCTCACGGATTCACAAGTTGAAATCCAGAGCACGACTGGACCGACCGGACGTTACCCGCCGGTATGGCTTCTTCGACAGGGGGTCCCGGCGAGATGTTCGCTGCGTCACACGGATTGGTGTTTCTGCGCGCACAGTAGTCGAGCGCTCTGACGACTGGCCAGTAACCGCCGGTTCGGCTGCCACTGTTCACGTATGCCGCACACGCCTACCCTTGATCGCCATGGCACCGACACCGACCCGAAACAGCAGGACCCGCGTTCATGTGGTCAGCGATGTGCACGGCAACGCCCGCGACCTGGCCCGGGCCGGCACGGGCGCGGACGCCCTGATCTGCCTGGGTGACCTGGTGCTGTTCCTGGACTACGCCGACCACTCGCGCGGCATCTTCCCCGACCTGTTCGGGGTGGAGAACGCCGACCGCATCGTGGAGCTGCGCACCGCCCGGCGCTTCGAGGAGGCACGGGAGTTCGGGGCGCGGCTGTGGGCCGGGATCGGCGCCGACCGGGGCGCGGCGATCGAGAAGGCGGTGCGCAAGCAGTACGCCGAGCTGTTCGCGGCGTTCCCCACCCCGACGTACGTCACCTACGGCAATGTCGACATGCCGCCCCTGTGGCCGGAGTACGCCGGGCCCGGTACGACGGTGCTGGACGGGCAGCGCGTCGAGATCGGCGGGTGGACCTTCGGCTTCGTGGGCGGCGGACTGCGCACCCCGATGCGCACGCCGTACGAGATCAGCGACGAGGAGTACGCGGCGAAGATCGAGGCCGTCGGCGAGGTGGACGTGCTGTGCACGCACATTCCGCCGGAGGTCCCGGAGCTCGTCTACGACACGGTGGCCCGCCGGTTCGAGCGCGGGAGCAAGGCGCTGCTGGCGGCGATCCGCCGCACCCGGCCCCGCTACTCCCTCTTCGGACACGTCCATCAGCCACTGGTGCCGCGGATGCGGATCGGGGCCACGGAGTGCGTGAACGTGGGGCACTTCGCGGCGTCCGGCACCCCATGGGCACTGGAATGGTGAGTGAATTCGGGTGCGGTGGACGCTTTCGCGACAATCGCGCAGGTGGGGGTGAAGTCGGCCGGTCGGGCGCGCGGTAGCCTTCACGCTGCGCACGCGTGCGCACCACGACTTCCTACCCGGCCCGCATCTGGAGGAGCCACGGCGATGGCGGAACACACCAGCTCGAGCATCACGATCGAGGCGGCACCGGCCGACGTGATGGGGGTGATCGCCGACTTCGCCCGCTACCCGGACTGGACCGGCGAGGTGAAGGAGGCGGAGGTCCTCAAGACCGACGCCGAGGGCCGGGCCGAGCAGGTCCGCCTCGTCATGGACGCCGGGGCGATCAAGGACGACCAGGTCCTCGGGTACACCTGGACCGGCGAGAACGAAGTGTCCTGGACGCTGGTGAAGTCCCAGATGCTGCGCTCCCTCGACGGCTCGTACATCCTCAAGCCGGCCGGCGCGGGCTCCACCGAGGTCACCTACCAGCTGACGGTCGACGTCAAGATCCCGATGCTGGGGATGATCAAGCGCAAGGCCGAGAAGGTCATCATCGACCGCGCGCTCGCGGGGCTGAAGAAGCGGGTCGAGTCGGGCAAGTAGGGGTTCGCCGCCGGGACACCGGCAGAGGCACGGCCCCGCGCCGCATGAGGCGTCTCGGTTACCGTTCACCCCCATGCGCACCATCCTGATCACAGGCCCCGGCGGCAGCGGCCGTACCACCGTCGCGGCCGCCACCGCGCTGGCGGCGGCGGCCGAAGGCACCCGAACCCTCGTCCTCAGCGCCGACCGCACCGACACCCTGGGTGCGGCCCTCGGCGTGGCCACGGGCGCGACCCCGACCCGGGTCGCCGAGACGCTCACCGCCTGGCGCCCCGACGCCGCCACCGGATTCCGGGACGACCTCGCCGCCTTCCAGGAACGCGCCACCACCGCCCTCGACCTCCTCGGCGCCTCCCGGCTCGACCCGGAGGAGGTCACCCCCCTCCCCGGCGCCGAGGAACTCGCGCTGCTGCGGGCGCTGCGGGACGCCGCCCTCGCCGAGGCCCACGACCTGCTCGTCGTCGACCTGCCCGCCACCCCGCACGCCCTCGCCCTGCTCTCCCTCCCCGAGGAACTGCGCCGCTACCTGCGCCGCCTCCTGCCGCCCGAGCGGCAGGCGGCCCGGGCACTGCGGCCCGTCCTCGGCCGGCTGGCCGGTGTGCCGATGCCCGCGGAGTGGCTGTACGAGACCACCGCCCGCTGGGACGTCGAGCTCGCCGCCGTCGAGGCCGTCCTCGCCGACCGCGACACCGCCGTACGTCTGGTCGCCGAGCCCGGCCCCGGCGGCGCCGACGCCGTGCGCGCCGCCGGCCTCGCCCTCGCCCTGCGCGGCCTGCGCCCCGACCTGCTGATCGCCAACCGGGTCCTGCCGGAGGCGGAGGCCGCCGCAGGCAGCTGGCTCGCCGGACCCGTCGCCCAGCAGCGCAAGGCCCTGGAGGAGTGGGAGGAGGCGTACGACGTCCACCGCGTCGCCCACCTCGGACACGACCCCCGCGGCGCCGAGGACCTCGCCGCGCTCACGGCGCCCGCCGTCAACGGCACGTCCTCCACCGTCGAGTGGCCCGTCACCGACCGGCTCGCCGACGACGGCGTCCTGGTCTGGCACATCCCGCTGCCGGGCGCCGCCCGCGAGGAGCTCGACCTCGTCCGGCGCGGCGACGAACTCGTCGTCACCGCCGGGCAGTTCCGGCGCATCGTGCCGCTGCCGTCCGCCCTGCGCCGGTGCTCCGTGGACGGGGCCGCGCTGCGCGACGGCGAGCTGCGGATCCGGTTCGCGCCGGATCCGGACCTCTGGCCGCGGTCCCGGTGAAGCAGGTACGCCCGTTCGGGTAACGTCGTAGGGACGAACCGTAGTCAGGAGTCCGTCATGAGCGAAGAGCTCCCCCCGTCCGACGCCGCCGAGCCCGAGGCCGTCGACGAGGCACGGGCGACCGACGCCGACGCCTGGGCGACGGCGTGTGCCGAGGACCTCGCGGAGGAGAAGGCCCGCCGCCGCGCCGAGCACGGTGTGCCGCCCGGCTCCGCCGCCGAGGAACTGCGCAAGCTCGTCGACGCCGTCGCGGACAAGCTCTCGACCATCCAGTCGCCGCTGCTCGGCGCGGTCGCAGGACCCGCCGCCCAGCAGGTGGTCAAGCAGGTCGTGGAGCAGGCCAAGGCCGCCGTCGAGCCCGTCATCGACCGCAACCCGGACGTCTTCGACCACCTGGCGGCCGCCGGCAACGAACTCCTCGCCGCCTACCGCTCCGCCGTCCAGAACCAGGAACAGCGCTGGACGAGCGGTCCGAAGGACGCCCAGGGGCTGGACGAACTCGACGACGACAAGCGCGACCCCGGCGAGGGCACCGGCCCCGGCCAGCGCATCGATCTGGACTGAGCGCGCGCGACTCCCTCTTCACGCCCGGTCCGCCGGGCGGACGCCGGGAACCCGGGGAGAGGGCCTCGGGTACGGTTGGCCGTAGCGGGGCTCGACCGAAACTGAGGGATTCATGGGACTCACCATCGGCGTCGACATCGGCGGTACCAAGATCGCGGCCGGTGTGGTCGACGAGGAAGGCAACATCCTCTCGACCCACAAGGTGCCCACCCCGGGCACGCCCGACGGGATCGTGGACGCCATTGCCTCCGCCGTCGAGGGAGCACGGGCCGGGCACGAGATCGTGGGCGTGGGCATCGGTGCGGCCGGTTACGTCAACCGCCAGCGCTCCGAGGTCTACTTCGCGCCGAACATCGACTGGCGCAACGAGCCGCTGAAGGAGAAGGTCGAGGCCCGCGTCGGCCTCCCGGTCGTCGTGGAGAACGACGCCAACGCGGCCGCATGGGGCGAGTACAAATTCGGCGCCGGCAAGGGCCACCGCAACGTCATCTGCATCACGCTGGGCACCGGCCTCGGCGGCGGCATCATCATCGGCAACAAGCTGCGCCGCGGCCACTACGGCGTCGCCGCCGAGTTCGGCCACATCCGGATGGTCCCGGACGGGCTGCTGTGCGGCTGCGGCTCGCAGGGCTGCTGGGAGCAGTACGCCTCCGGCCGCGCCCTGGTCAGGTACGCCAAGCAGCGCGCCAACGCCACCCCGGAGAACGCCGAGATCCTGCTCGCCCTGGGCGACGGCAGCCCCGACGGCATCGAGGGCAAGCACATCTCCGTGGCCGCCCGCCAGGGCGACCCGGTCGCCGTCGACTCCTACCGCGAGCTCGCCCGCTGGGCCGGCGCCGGCCTCGCCGACCTGGCCTCCCTGTTCGACCCGTCCGCCTTCATCGTCGGCGGTGGCCTCTCCGACGAGGGCGAACTGGTTCTGGACCCCATCCGCAAGTCCTACAAGCGCTGGCTGGTGGGCGGCAACTGGCGCCCGGTCGCCGACGTCATCGCCGCCCAACTCGGCAACGACGCGGGCCTCGTGGGCGCGGCGGACCTGGCCCGGGAGCCGGACCCGATCATGTAGGCAAGGGGCACATCGACGCCCTGAAGGGGCGCGGGGAACTGCGCGACCGGCCACGGACGACCGTCGGTCGCGCACGAAACCTCGCGCCCCGACCTCTTGGGCGCACCGACACCCGGTCCCGGCGTAGATTGACGGGCATGGCAACGTCCCCCTCGGCGCTCCCCACCTCCCGCACCGAACCCGACGGCTCCGCAGTCATCCGCGTCCTCAGCTACAACATCCGCTCCATGCGCGACGACACCGACGCCCTCGCCCGCGTCATCCGCGCCTGCGCCCCCGACCTGGTCCTGATCCAGGAAGCCCCCCGCTTCTTCCGCTGGCGCAAGAAGCTCGCCCGCCTGGCCCGCGCCTCGGACCTCGTCGTCCTCACCGGCGGCGCCACCGCCGCCGGCCCCGCGATCCTGTGCAACCTGAGGGCGACCGTGGAGCGGACGGAGGACATGCTCCTCCCGCTCACCCCCGGACTCCACCGGCGCGGCTTCGCCACCGCCGTGGTCCGCTTCGGTGGCGCCCGCCTCGGGGTGCTCAGCTGCCATCTCTCGCTGCAGAAGGACGAGCGCCTCGAACAGGGCGGCATGCTCCTGGACCGCCTCGCCGGCCTGGGCACGGAGCACGCGATCGCCGGCGGCGACCTCAACGACCGCCCCGCCGGCCGCACCTTCGGCCTGCTCGCCGACAGCCTTCAGGACTGCTGGGCCACCGCCCCCTGGGGCGGCGAGTACTCCTCGACCCCGGCCGATCCGCACCAGCGCATCGACGCGATCTTCGCCACGAAGGGCGTCGAGGTGCTCGGCTGCGGTGTCCCGACCGGCCGGCCGGGGGTGACGCAGACGGACCTGAGGGCGGCCACGGACCACCTTCCGGTCCTGGCCGCCCTCAGAGTCCCCGCAGCGCTGTAGGTCAGACGACGGCGCCCCGGCCGGGGTCGTCGTCGCCCTCGTCATCCGTCTTCATCCGCATCACCAGGGTGGCGAACCCGCCCAGGAACCCGCCGATGCCGAGGGTGGCCAGCCACCACGTCATCTCCCAGCCGAACAGCACGGCGAGCAGCAGCAGGAGCGGTCCGCCGACCACCGCGAGCCAGGCGAACTTCGCCGTCGCGTCGGCGGCGGGCAGCGGCGGCGGCTCCGGCGGCACGAAGTGACCCTCGTCGTCGGGTTCGAAGTCGTCCTCGGACGGCTCGGCCACGCTGTAGTCCCGCGGTCCGACACCGGGCGCGAAGGACACCGAGCTGCCCAGCGGCCCGGCCGGCTTCTCCTCGCCGGGCTCCTCGGCCGGCTGGGCCGCCGGGGCCGTCTCGCCCTTGTCGCCCTTGGGCTCCGGGGCCGAGACACCGCTCGTCTCGCCGTTCGCCTCGGTCTCCAGCAGCGCCAGGTCCTCGACCGACTTGAAGGGCTTCGAGCCCGGCGGGTCCTTCGGCTCCTCGCCGAACCCGGCGACGATCGCGGCCCAGGCGGCGTCCTCGTCGAACGGAACGTTCTGCTCCTCGGGATCGCTGTCCTCGCGCCTCTCGCGATCGGAGTCGTGCTCAGCCACGTGTGGTCGTCCCTTCCTTGCCGACGCCGGTCGCGAGCCGGTCGATGAATCCGAGGCTCTCCTCGAAGATCCGGTCCGCATCATGGTCCAACGTCGCCACGTGATAGCTCTGTTCCAGCACGATCTCCGTTACGTCCGTGGAGGACACCCGGCTCAGGATCCGGGCGGTGTCCACGGCGGGCACGGTGTGGTCCTGCCTGCTGCGCAGCACCAGCAGCGGCTGGGTGACCTGCGGCAACTCGCCGTCGACCAGCCGGAAGAAGTTCCGCAGGGAGTGCGCCGAGTGCAGCGGCACCCGGTCGTACCCGAGCTCGGTAGCGCCCTCCTTGGCGATGTCGCTGGCGATCCCCGGCACCGTGCGGACCAGGTGCCGGGAGACCGGAAGGGTGTACGCGAACAGGCCGTGCACCTTGTTCGCCGGGTTGACGACGACGACCCCCGCCACGTCGTCCCCGTGCTTCGCGGCGAGCCGCAGGGCCAGGGCGCCGCCCATGGAAAGGCCGGCCACGAAGACCCGCGCGCACCGGTCGCGCAGGGCGCGCAGCTCGCGGTCCACCTCGGCGTACCAGTCCTGCCAGCCGGTGAGCCGCATGTCCTCCCAGCGGGTGCCGTGCCCCGGCAGCAACGGCAGCGAGACGGTGAGCCCGCGCTCCGCGAGGTGCTCCGCCCAGGGGCGCAGCGACTGCGGGGAACCGGTGAAACCGTGGCAGAGGAGAACCCCGACCTCCCCGCCGTCTCGGCGGTACGGCTCGGCTCCAGGAAGGACCGGCACCTTACGGTCTCCTGTTCGTGAGAAGGACGACATGGACGACAGCAATGACATCAACCCACGCGGCGGAGCCGCGTGCCGACAGAGCCAGGTGTGCTTCACCGTACGCGACCGCACTGACACCGACCAGGGCCGTCGGGCTCATTGACGGCGCTCCGGGTTAAGGTCTGACCGACAGACACAGGAGGCACTCGGTTGTTGTACGGCACGATGAAGGTGGCCATCGGGGGACCGTTGAAGGTCGCTTTCCGGCCATGGGTGGAAGGGCTGGAGAACATTCCGGCCGAGGGTGCCGCGATCCTGGCGAGCAATCACCTGTCGTTCTCCGACTCGTTCTTCCTGCCCGCGGTCCTGGACCGCAAGGTGACCTTCATCGCGAAGGCCGAGTACTTCACCACCCCCGGCGTCAAGGGCCGATTGACGGCCGCCTTCTTCAAGGGCGTCGGCCAGCTGCCCGTGGACCGCTCCGGGGCGCGCGGCGCGGGTGAGGCCGCCATCAAGAGCGGCATAGAGGTCCTGGAGCGCGGCGAGCTGTTCGGCATCTACCCCGAGGGCACGCGCTCGCCCGACGGCCGGCTCTACCGGGGCAAGCCCGGCGGCCTCGCGCGCGTGGCGCTCGCCACCGGCGCGCCGGTCATCCCGGTCGCCATGATCGACACGGAGAAGATCCAGCCGCCGGGCAAGGTCATGCCCAAGCTCATGCGGCCCGGCATCCGGATCGGCAAGCCCCTCGACTTCAGCCGGTACCAGGGCATGGAGCACGACCGCTTCGTGCTCCGCGCGGTGACCGACGAGGTCATGTACGAGATCATGAAGCTCTCCGGCCAGGAGTACGTCGACATGTACGCGACCGCCGCCAAGCGGCAGATCGCGGACGCGGCGAAGGCCGAGAAGGAACAGGCGAAGAAGGCCCAGCAGGAGAAGTAGCGGGCCGTCACGAGAAGCGGGCGGACGAGGCGGAGCGGTCCGGGCCGGGACAGGGCAGTCTTGGCCGGGGCGTTCCGACAACAAGGGGGTGGGGGCATGGCCAAGCGCGAGCGGGTCATGCGGATGTCCGTCGAGCAGCCGCTGTGGCGCGCGCTCACCGGATACCGGGTACTGACGATGGTGTACGCCATCGGGCTGTTCGTGAGCGCCTACGACGAGGTCGCCCACCCCTGGGTGGCCATCTCCTACTTCGCCGTCCTGGCCGTGTGGACGCTGGCCACCCTGCCGAGGGTCGCGAACGCCGCGAGCTGCACCAAGCGCTTCCTCGCCGCCGACCTCACCATC
The DNA window shown above is from Streptomyces chartreusis and carries:
- a CDS encoding alpha/beta hydrolase, which encodes MPVLPGAEPYRRDGGEVGVLLCHGFTGSPQSLRPWAEHLAERGLTVSLPLLPGHGTRWEDMRLTGWQDWYAEVDRELRALRDRCARVFVAGLSMGGALALRLAAKHGDDVAGVVVVNPANKVHGLFAYTLPVSRHLVRTVPGIASDIAKEGATELGYDRVPLHSAHSLRNFFRLVDGELPQVTQPLLVLRSRQDHTVPAVDTARILSRVSSTDVTEIVLEQSYHVATLDHDADRIFEESLGFIDRLATGVGKEGTTTRG
- a CDS encoding SRPBCC family protein; amino-acid sequence: MAEHTSSSITIEAAPADVMGVIADFARYPDWTGEVKEAEVLKTDAEGRAEQVRLVMDAGAIKDDQVLGYTWTGENEVSWTLVKSQMLRSLDGSYILKPAGAGSTEVTYQLTVDVKIPMLGMIKRKAEKVIIDRALAGLKKRVESGK
- a CDS encoding ROK family glucokinase: MGLTIGVDIGGTKIAAGVVDEEGNILSTHKVPTPGTPDGIVDAIASAVEGARAGHEIVGVGIGAAGYVNRQRSEVYFAPNIDWRNEPLKEKVEARVGLPVVVENDANAAAWGEYKFGAGKGHRNVICITLGTGLGGGIIIGNKLRRGHYGVAAEFGHIRMVPDGLLCGCGSQGCWEQYASGRALVRYAKQRANATPENAEILLALGDGSPDGIEGKHISVAARQGDPVAVDSYRELARWAGAGLADLASLFDPSAFIVGGGLSDEGELVLDPIRKSYKRWLVGGNWRPVADVIAAQLGNDAGLVGAADLAREPDPIM
- a CDS encoding DUF5304 domain-containing protein, with protein sequence MSEELPPSDAAEPEAVDEARATDADAWATACAEDLAEEKARRRAEHGVPPGSAAEELRKLVDAVADKLSTIQSPLLGAVAGPAAQQVVKQVVEQAKAAVEPVIDRNPDVFDHLAAAGNELLAAYRSAVQNQEQRWTSGPKDAQGLDELDDDKRDPGEGTGPGQRIDLD
- a CDS encoding lysophospholipid acyltransferase family protein, translated to MKVAIGGPLKVAFRPWVEGLENIPAEGAAILASNHLSFSDSFFLPAVLDRKVTFIAKAEYFTTPGVKGRLTAAFFKGVGQLPVDRSGARGAGEAAIKSGIEVLERGELFGIYPEGTRSPDGRLYRGKPGGLARVALATGAPVIPVAMIDTEKIQPPGKVMPKLMRPGIRIGKPLDFSRYQGMEHDRFVLRAVTDEVMYEIMKLSGQEYVDMYATAAKRQIADAAKAEKEQAKKAQQEK
- a CDS encoding endonuclease/exonuclease/phosphatase family protein, whose product is MATSPSALPTSRTEPDGSAVIRVLSYNIRSMRDDTDALARVIRACAPDLVLIQEAPRFFRWRKKLARLARASDLVVLTGGATAAGPAILCNLRATVERTEDMLLPLTPGLHRRGFATAVVRFGGARLGVLSCHLSLQKDERLEQGGMLLDRLAGLGTEHAIAGGDLNDRPAGRTFGLLADSLQDCWATAPWGGEYSSTPADPHQRIDAIFATKGVEVLGCGVPTGRPGVTQTDLRAATDHLPVLAALRVPAAL
- a CDS encoding ArsA family ATPase; translation: MRTILITGPGGSGRTTVAAATALAAAAEGTRTLVLSADRTDTLGAALGVATGATPTRVAETLTAWRPDAATGFRDDLAAFQERATTALDLLGASRLDPEEVTPLPGAEELALLRALRDAALAEAHDLLVVDLPATPHALALLSLPEELRRYLRRLLPPERQAARALRPVLGRLAGVPMPAEWLYETTARWDVELAAVEAVLADRDTAVRLVAEPGPGGADAVRAAGLALALRGLRPDLLIANRVLPEAEAAAGSWLAGPVAQQRKALEEWEEAYDVHRVAHLGHDPRGAEDLAALTAPAVNGTSSTVEWPVTDRLADDGVLVWHIPLPGAAREELDLVRRGDELVVTAGQFRRIVPLPSALRRCSVDGAALRDGELRIRFAPDPDLWPRSR
- a CDS encoding AMP-dependent synthetase/ligase, with amino-acid sequence MREFSLPALYEVPADGNLTDIVRRNAAQHPDVAVIARKVGGAWQDVSATTFLAEVRAAAKGLIAAGVQPGDRVGLMSRTRYEWTLLDFAIWSAGAVTVPVYETSSPEQVQWILGDSGATAMITELDGHTAAVESVRDRLPALKNVWQIEGGGVEELGRLGQDISDATVEERSSLAKADDPATIVYTSGTTGRPKGCVLTHRSFFAECGNIVERLRPLFRTGECSVLLFLPLAHVFGRLVQVAPMMAPIKLGTVPDIKNLTDELASFRPTLILGVPRVFEKVYNSARAKAQADGKGKIFDKAADTAIAYSQALDTPSGPPVGLKIKHKVFDKLVYSKLRAVLGGKGEYAISGGAPLGERLGHFFRGIGFTVLEGYGLTESCAATAFNPWDRQKIGTVGQPLPGSVVRIADDGEVLLHGEHLFKEYWNNPGATEEALADGWFHTGDIGTLDEDGYLRITGRKKEIIVTAGGKNVAPAVIEDRIRAHALVAECMVVGDGRPFVGALVTIDEEFLERWCADHGKPAGSTAASLREDTDLLAAIQSAIDDGNAAVSKAESVRKFRILPAQFTEDSGHLTPSLKLKRNVVAKDYSDEIEAIYQK
- a CDS encoding glycosyltransferase family 4 protein, which gives rise to MHKTLIVTNDFPPRPGGIQAFLHNMALRLDPERLVVYASTWKRGHEGAEATAAFDAEQPFTVVRDRTTMLLPTPGATRRAVGLLREHGCTSVWFGAAAPLGLMAPALRKAGAERLVATTHGHEAGWAQLPAARQLLGRIGEATDTITYLGEYTRSRIATALTPEAASRMAQLPPGVDEKTFHPGSGGDEVRARLGLTDRPVVVCVSRLVRRKGQDTLIRALPRILAAEPETVLLIVGGGPYEKDLRRLAHDTGVAGSVHFTGPVPWAELPAHYGAGDVFAMPCRTRRGGLDVEGLGIVYLEASATGLPVVAGDSGGAPDAVLDGETGWVVRGGSAEDTAERVLALLGDAELRRRMGERGREWVEEKWRWDLLAEKLKALL
- a CDS encoding metallophosphoesterase family protein, producing MAPTPTRNSRTRVHVVSDVHGNARDLARAGTGADALICLGDLVLFLDYADHSRGIFPDLFGVENADRIVELRTARRFEEAREFGARLWAGIGADRGAAIEKAVRKQYAELFAAFPTPTYVTYGNVDMPPLWPEYAGPGTTVLDGQRVEIGGWTFGFVGGGLRTPMRTPYEISDEEYAAKIEAVGEVDVLCTHIPPEVPELVYDTVARRFERGSKALLAAIRRTRPRYSLFGHVHQPLVPRMRIGATECVNVGHFAASGTPWALEW